A window from Urocitellus parryii isolate mUroPar1 chromosome 1, mUroPar1.hap1, whole genome shotgun sequence encodes these proteins:
- the LOC144253758 gene encoding small EDRK-rich factor 1 has protein sequence MARGNQRELARQKNMKKTQEISKGKRKEDSLTASQRKQRDSEIMQQKQKAANEKKSMQTREK, from the coding sequence ATGGCCCGTGGAAATCAGCGAGAACTTGCCCGccagaaaaatatgaagaaaacccAGGAAATTagcaagggaaaaagaaaagaggatagCTTGACTGCCTCTCAGAGAAAGCAGAGGGACTCTGAGATCATGCAACAAAAGCAGAAGGCAGCTAATGAGAAGAAGTCTATGcaaacaagagaaaaatga